A stretch of DNA from Candidatus Saganbacteria bacterium:
AATAATACTCTGGGAATGGCCGACCTTTATTATGAAGTTGCGGGCTTCCTTGTTTCATTCATATTGCTTGGCAAGTATTTGGAAGCTATAGCCAAGGGTAAGACATCCGATGCCATAAAGAAATTGATCGGCCTCCAGCCAAAGACCGCGATGGTTGAAATTTCAGGCAAAGAAACCGAAAAAAATATAAATGACGTCGTAGTAGGCGATATTGTTGTCGTAAAACCCGGAGGAAAAGTCCCTGTTGACGGGGAGATCGTAAGCGGACATTCGTCAGTTGATGAATCTATGGTTACGGGGGAGAGCATCCCGGTCGAAAAGAATATTGGCGATAAAGTAATTGGCGCGACCATAAATAAAACGGGTTCATTCAAATTAAAAGCGGAAAAGATCGGAAAAGATTCGTTCTTGGCACAAGTCATAAAACTTGTTGAAGAAGCGCAGGGAAGCAAAGCCCCGATTGAAGAGCTTGCGGATAAGATCTCATCCTATTTTGTCCCTACGGTGTTCTTGATCGGCGTCGTTTCTTTTATTGTTTGGCTGATCGTCGGTCAGACTTTTGCTTTTGCCCTTTCGGCTTTTATCGCGGTCATTATTATCGCGTGTCCATGCGCGTTGGGCCTTGCAACTCCTACGGCTGTGATGGTTGGAACTGGACTTGGGGCCGAACACGGCATATTGATCAAGAGCGCCGAGGCATTACAGATGGCCTCGCAGATAAAGACTATCGTATTTGATAAAACGGGAACACTAACGAAAGGGGAGCCGGTGGTGACGGATATTGTCCCGGTGGAACCTGCGAATAAACTTCGCGGTTCCACCGGAAGTTTATCGGAACCGAGACGTTTAGTCTCAGGTTCCGATCTTTTACTATATGCAGCGATTGCTGAAAAGAGGTCCGAGCATCCATTGGCTGAAGCTATATTGAAAAAAGCCAAGGATGAAAACCTTGAAATTCCCGAACCCGATAAATTTGATTCTGTCTCGGGTAAGGGCGTTGTCGTTTCATATAAAAACGAAGAGATCTTGTTCGGAAACAGGGGGCTCATGAACGATAAGAAAGTTGATTTCTCCGATATTGAGGGAAAGATACAAGAATTAGAATCCCTTGGAAAGACCGTTATGCTTGTCGCCAAAAATAATATTTTCCAAGGTTTGATCGGG
This window harbors:
- a CDS encoding copper-translocating P-type ATPase, coding for MEQEAILKLKVVGMDNPHCVGTVGGAISSLQGIISKDLRVNERAVIKYDPKLVGPSQIKKVIEEEGYTPIEEEELSLDTEKQARQAEIRNLRDRFFGSFILSLPLMYYMLHLLFAWPMPEFMMKNAAVIEFILTTPVMAFGSIFFTRGIVSLVKTKTSNMDTLVSLGVGAAYLYSLFVTILILLGNNTLGMADLYYEVAGFLVSFILLGKYLEAIAKGKTSDAIKKLIGLQPKTAMVEISGKETEKNINDVVVGDIVVVKPGGKVPVDGEIVSGHSSVDESMVTGESIPVEKNIGDKVIGATINKTGSFKLKAEKIGKDSFLAQVIKLVEEAQGSKAPIEELADKISSYFVPTVFLIGVVSFIVWLIVGQTFAFALSAFIAVIIIACPCALGLATPTAVMVGTGLGAEHGILIKSAEALQMASQIKTIVFDKTGTLTKGEPVVTDIVPVEPANKLRGSTGSLSEPRRLVSGSDLLLYAAIAEKRSEHPLAEAILKKAKDENLEIPEPDKFDSVSGKGVVVSYKNEEILFGNRGLMNDKKVDFSDIEGKIQELESLGKTVMLVAKNNIFQGLIGVSDTLKENSVTAVSILKKMGINALMITGDNKRTADAVAKLAGLSKALAEVLPQDKAENIKKLQKYGDIVAMVGDGINDAPALAQADIGIAIGSGTDVAIETGEIILVKDDMRDVVTAIKLSKYAMLKIKQNLFWAFIYNVIGVPVAAGVLYPFTGLLLNPVIAGAAMAFSSVSVVSNSLLMKRFRA